A genomic segment from Acidobacteriota bacterium encodes:
- a CDS encoding VCBS repeat-containing protein yields the protein MKVLSSLTIALLLSISFWIIHSPSIAQLVEQEEILAISYTESSSGLSYPEWEEGRTELEMEDLDGDGKVDIVSIGDHGNPLINSEEQGIMVWFGDGRGSWSNYMMGDLGYGGIALGDVNNDGKMDVGYGMHHDYSGNDLGDQIFEVALGDGTGRNWTPWDDGLATNGETWGMFNTDFADIDNDGDLDVGSVSFGCCNGVHVYINRQNGTWVQSFGPGGGNSSMQFYFGDVNGDGNADIATSEEYGTVYLGNGYGGFALADGNLPPLPASEVRGGAHIGDVNNDGCQDLSYVNSQGGIEVWRWNGANTWVDASGTLPDTGTYDATQLYDMNVDGNMDLAAFATGKVTVWGGNGSGGWSLLTEFTIPRSGTHSAFRAGADADHNGFPDIALVDKEPISLFNYQNYLRFYKEASSPSSLSIKSISPRGKERFIKDSVRFIDWVSSVPSGQSFGTVKLELSTDGSSGPWTIIADNLPNNGRYQWTVASDKYSTNSFIRYTVTNSNGTSSSVTPVAFGIVPEELIRVTFPNKETIQWEDYSPTCGGGNSNYNLYRSDWNHFLQSGEYTQDPGVVPNAARFCDIPGPSLTDSFVPPPAELVFYLVSGNRGGTEGSLGRDSSGAERPNAHPCP from the coding sequence ATGAAAGTGTTGTCATCCTTAACAATCGCCCTTTTGCTTTCGATTTCTTTCTGGATAATTCATTCTCCATCCATAGCGCAGCTCGTGGAGCAGGAGGAGATTCTTGCCATCAGCTATACGGAATCTTCTTCAGGCCTCTCCTATCCGGAATGGGAGGAGGGAAGAACCGAGCTTGAGATGGAGGATCTGGATGGAGATGGGAAGGTGGACATCGTCTCCATCGGCGACCACGGTAATCCTTTAATCAACAGTGAGGAGCAGGGAATCATGGTCTGGTTTGGCGATGGCAGGGGGAGCTGGAGCAACTACATGATGGGTGACCTCGGCTATGGTGGCATTGCTCTGGGGGATGTCAACAACGATGGGAAGATGGATGTTGGATATGGCATGCATCATGATTACAGCGGTAATGATCTTGGGGATCAAATCTTCGAAGTGGCCCTGGGTGATGGAACGGGAAGGAACTGGACTCCCTGGGATGATGGTCTGGCAACCAATGGCGAGACGTGGGGAATGTTCAACACAGATTTTGCGGATATTGATAATGATGGTGACCTTGATGTGGGTTCGGTCTCCTTCGGATGCTGCAATGGAGTCCATGTCTATATCAATCGCCAAAACGGGACATGGGTACAAAGCTTTGGGCCTGGAGGCGGCAATTCAAGCATGCAGTTTTATTTCGGGGACGTGAATGGAGATGGCAATGCCGATATTGCCACTTCCGAGGAATATGGTACTGTCTATCTTGGGAATGGCTATGGAGGCTTTGCGCTTGCCGATGGAAATCTTCCACCTCTCCCTGCCTCTGAAGTAAGAGGAGGGGCTCATATCGGCGATGTGAATAATGATGGATGCCAGGACCTGTCCTATGTTAATTCTCAGGGAGGCATTGAAGTCTGGAGATGGAATGGGGCCAATACCTGGGTAGATGCGAGCGGCACTTTGCCTGATACGGGGACTTATGATGCCACTCAGCTCTATGACATGAACGTTGATGGCAATATGGACCTGGCAGCCTTTGCGACAGGCAAAGTGACGGTCTGGGGAGGGAATGGTTCAGGGGGCTGGTCACTCCTCACGGAATTCACCATACCCAGGAGCGGGACTCATTCTGCTTTCAGAGCAGGTGCCGATGCAGACCACAACGGTTTTCCCGATATCGCCCTTGTTGATAAGGAGCCGATCTCGCTCTTCAATTACCAGAATTACCTTCGTTTCTACAAAGAAGCTTCAAGTCCTTCCTCCCTTTCCATCAAATCTATCTCTCCCCGCGGTAAAGAGAGATTCATCAAGGATTCCGTGCGCTTCATCGATTGGGTTTCCTCAGTTCCTTCCGGACAGAGCTTTGGCACGGTCAAGCTTGAGCTTTCCACGGATGGCTCATCAGGGCCGTGGACCATCATCGCCGACAATCTTCCAAACAATGGACGGTATCAGTGGACGGTGGCTTCCGATAAGTACTCCACGAACTCCTTCATACGATACACGGTGACGAATAGCAACGGAACATCAAGCAGTGTCACTCCAGTTGCCTTTGGAATCGTACCAGAAGAGCTGATCCGGGTTACCTTTCCGAACAAAGAGACAATTCAGTGGGAGGACTATAGCCCCACCTGTGGCGGAGGAAATAGTAATTACAATCTCTATCGAAGTGACTGGAATCACTTCCTCCAATCAGGGGAGTACACCCAGGACCCGGGAGTGGTTCCCAATGCGGCTCGATTCTGTGATATTCCAGGTCCTTCGCTCACCGACTCCTTTGTTCCCCCTCCAGCGGAATTGGTCTTTTATCTTGTCAGCGGTAACAGGGGAGGTACGGAAGGCTCTCTTGGAAGAGATTCCAGCGGAGCGGAACGACCGAATGCGCACCCCTGCCCTTAG
- a CDS encoding S24/S26 family peptidase, translating into MNNRADRTNRLPFGDRQEFLSVISELFSEAGKGSIVLVSGISMKPILLDGESLLINHEQKDLRIGDIGVFNRNGMLMVHRVLFRKRSNDGLIYRTKGDWMLYVDPSLKSDCVVGKVSAFTRKNRSYRLDMMGSRIYAIIMVLYSFSIAIDGKAGNLLDQFVNLLRGLSKGEEKKEIRFFRNMINRTDRFLQLIFHGIFFRLFHRASNQDLRTFIGTT; encoded by the coding sequence ATGAACAATAGGGCAGACAGAACAAACCGATTGCCATTTGGTGATCGCCAGGAGTTTCTTTCTGTTATTTCAGAGCTCTTCTCTGAGGCAGGGAAGGGAAGCATCGTCCTGGTGTCTGGAATCAGCATGAAGCCCATTCTTCTCGATGGTGAATCCCTGCTCATCAATCATGAACAAAAAGATTTGAGAATAGGCGATATCGGCGTTTTTAACAGAAATGGGATGCTGATGGTCCATCGCGTTCTGTTCAGAAAGAGATCCAATGATGGCCTCATTTATAGGACTAAAGGGGATTGGATGCTCTACGTTGATCCATCCCTGAAATCAGACTGCGTGGTTGGCAAAGTTTCCGCCTTCACGCGAAAAAACAGATCTTACAGACTTGACATGATGGGTTCTCGAATCTATGCCATCATCATGGTCCTCTATTCCTTCTCCATCGCCATTGATGGAAAAGCAGGCAACCTCCTCGATCAATTTGTAAATCTTCTGAGGGGTTTATCAAAGGGGGAAGAGAAAAAAGAGATTCGTTTCTTCAGGAATATGATCAACAGGACCGATCGATTCTTGCAATTGATCTTTCATGGAATCTTCTTTCGCCTGTTTCATAGAGCGAGTAATCAAGATCTGCGCACTTTCATTGGCACCACATGA
- a CDS encoding MTH1187 family thiamine-binding protein — protein sequence MVLIDFSIYPIGKGESLSRYVSRAVDIIARSKLSYKVGPMGTTIEGAWDDLFGVVKKCFNEMKKDCHRIDFHIKGDYRKGRRGAIQTKVQSVEKRLRQPIKK from the coding sequence ATGGTTTTGATTGATTTCAGTATCTACCCAATTGGAAAGGGCGAATCGTTGAGCAGATATGTTTCGAGAGCGGTTGATATCATTGCAAGGAGCAAGCTGTCCTACAAGGTCGGTCCTATGGGAACGACGATTGAGGGAGCTTGGGATGACCTATTTGGTGTGGTGAAAAAGTGCTTCAATGAGATGAAGAAGGATTGCCATCGGATAGACTTCCATATCAAGGGAGATTACAGGAAGGGAAGGAGAGGGGCCATTCAAACGAAAGTTCAATCCGTTGAGAAGAGGCTTCGTCAGCCCATCAAAAAATAA